In a single window of the Mugil cephalus isolate CIBA_MC_2020 chromosome 6, CIBA_Mcephalus_1.1, whole genome shotgun sequence genome:
- the plin3 gene encoding mannose-6-phosphate receptor binding protein 1 isoform X1: protein MADSGKTNETGAAAPEPANGDQQTVVSRVSNLPLVSSACEAVSSAYSSTKDSVPLLKGVMDVAESGVRTLGAAATTGSKPLLDIIEPQLSTVNEYALKGLDKVEEKLPILHQPADKVVSDTVGMVYQSVAGAKDAVYGAVMGGVELTRAAVSGGISTIMGTRMGQMVSSGMGLALSRSEDWVDQNLPVTERELAAVAEPVSGEVTTTSASPSYFVRLGKLSAKVQERALQQSLVRARHARDTTYAAVGQITSTLDLLERTRAGVGTVSNQIEGASEQLLQRWTEWKQKQEGDGKTESEPDGTKNESEQLEWRALSMVRGLSDQLRSACSGVVSSAQGLPGAVQDQLTNARRAAEELQSSLGNTSNITPLLLERSRHQLNQIQQSLDGVMDYLLNNTPLNWLVGPFTPQLTEKAEEDVAMEQAGPDN, encoded by the exons ATGGCAGACAGCGGGAAGACTAATGAGACTGGAGCCGCAGCACCAGAACCAGCTAATGGAGACCAGCAG ACTGTTGTTTCACGAGTGAGCAACTTGCCCCTGGTCAGTTCAGCCTGCGAGGCGGTTTCCAGTGCCTACAGCAGCACCAAAGACAGCGTGCCCTTGCTGAAAGGAGTGATGGATGTAGCAGAGAGTGGTGTCCGGACGCTGGGAGCAGCTGCCACCACAGGGTCCAAACCTCTTCTGGACATCATAGAACCACAGC TGTCCACGGTAAACGAGTATGCCTTGAAAGGACTTGATAAGGTGGAAGAAAAGCTGCCTATTCTTCACCAGCCAGCAGACAAG GTGGTGTCGGACACCGTAGGAATGGTGTACCAGTCCGTGGCAGGAGCCAAGGATGCCGTGTATGGGGCTGTGATGGGTGGTGTCGAGCTGACCCGGGCAGCAGTCAGTGGAGGTATCAGCACCATCATGGGCACCAGGATGGGCCAGATGGTCAGCAGTGGGATGGGCCTGGCCCTCAGCCGTTCCGAGGACTGGGTTGACCAGAACCTACCAGTCACAGAGAGGGAGCTTG CTGCTGTGGCTGAACCTGTCTCCGGTGAGGTCACTACCACCTCAGCCAGCCCTAGCTACTTTGTCCGTTTGGGGAAACTCTCTGCCAAGGTACAGGAGCGAGCTCTACAGCAGTCTCTGGTCCGAGCGCGCCATGCCAGGGATACCACCTATGCCGCGGTGGGTCAGATTACCAGCACTCTGGACCTGCTAGAGCGCACCCGTGCCGGCGTCGGTACAGTAAGTAACCAGATAGAAGGAGCctcagagcagctgctgcagcgctGGACAGAGTGGAAGCAGAAGCAGGAAGGAGATGGGAAGACGGAGTCAGAGCCAGATGGGACCAAAAATGAATCTGAG CAGCTGGAATGGAGGGCCCTCTCTATGGTGCGTGGTCTGAGTGATCAGCTGCGATCAGCATGCTCCGGCGTGGTTTCAAGCGCTCAGGGTCTGCCAGGTGCAGTCCAGGACCAGCTGACCAACGCAAGGCGAGCTGCTGAAGAACTACAGTCCTCTCTAGGGAACACTAGTAACATCACACCCCTCCTTCTGGAGCGGAGCCGTCACCAGCTGAACCAA ATTCAACAGTCCCTGGATGGTGTCATGGATTATCTACTTAACAACACACCACTCAACTGGCTGGTGGGACCTTTTACTCCACAGCTGACTGAGAAAGCAGAGGAAGATGTGGCCATGGAGCAGGCTGGCCCAGACAACTAG
- the plin3 gene encoding mannose-6-phosphate receptor binding protein 1 isoform X2 — protein MADSGKTNETGAAAPEPANGDQQTVVSRVSNLPLVSSACEAVSSAYSSTKDSVPLLKGVMDVAESGVRTLGAAATTGSKPLLDIIEPQLSTVNEYALKGLDKVEEKLPILHQPADKVVSDTVGMVYQSVAGAKDAVYGAVMGGVELTRAAVSGGISTIMGTRMGQMVSSGMGLALSRSEDWVDQNLPVTERELAAVAEPVSGEVTTTSASPSYFVRLGKLSAKVQERALQQSLVRARHARDTTYAAVGQITSTLDLLERTRAGVGTVSNQIEGASEQLLQRWTEWKQKQEGDGKTESEPDGTKNESELEWRALSMVRGLSDQLRSACSGVVSSAQGLPGAVQDQLTNARRAAEELQSSLGNTSNITPLLLERSRHQLNQIQQSLDGVMDYLLNNTPLNWLVGPFTPQLTEKAEEDVAMEQAGPDN, from the exons ATGGCAGACAGCGGGAAGACTAATGAGACTGGAGCCGCAGCACCAGAACCAGCTAATGGAGACCAGCAG ACTGTTGTTTCACGAGTGAGCAACTTGCCCCTGGTCAGTTCAGCCTGCGAGGCGGTTTCCAGTGCCTACAGCAGCACCAAAGACAGCGTGCCCTTGCTGAAAGGAGTGATGGATGTAGCAGAGAGTGGTGTCCGGACGCTGGGAGCAGCTGCCACCACAGGGTCCAAACCTCTTCTGGACATCATAGAACCACAGC TGTCCACGGTAAACGAGTATGCCTTGAAAGGACTTGATAAGGTGGAAGAAAAGCTGCCTATTCTTCACCAGCCAGCAGACAAG GTGGTGTCGGACACCGTAGGAATGGTGTACCAGTCCGTGGCAGGAGCCAAGGATGCCGTGTATGGGGCTGTGATGGGTGGTGTCGAGCTGACCCGGGCAGCAGTCAGTGGAGGTATCAGCACCATCATGGGCACCAGGATGGGCCAGATGGTCAGCAGTGGGATGGGCCTGGCCCTCAGCCGTTCCGAGGACTGGGTTGACCAGAACCTACCAGTCACAGAGAGGGAGCTTG CTGCTGTGGCTGAACCTGTCTCCGGTGAGGTCACTACCACCTCAGCCAGCCCTAGCTACTTTGTCCGTTTGGGGAAACTCTCTGCCAAGGTACAGGAGCGAGCTCTACAGCAGTCTCTGGTCCGAGCGCGCCATGCCAGGGATACCACCTATGCCGCGGTGGGTCAGATTACCAGCACTCTGGACCTGCTAGAGCGCACCCGTGCCGGCGTCGGTACAGTAAGTAACCAGATAGAAGGAGCctcagagcagctgctgcagcgctGGACAGAGTGGAAGCAGAAGCAGGAAGGAGATGGGAAGACGGAGTCAGAGCCAGATGGGACCAAAAATGAATCTGAG CTGGAATGGAGGGCCCTCTCTATGGTGCGTGGTCTGAGTGATCAGCTGCGATCAGCATGCTCCGGCGTGGTTTCAAGCGCTCAGGGTCTGCCAGGTGCAGTCCAGGACCAGCTGACCAACGCAAGGCGAGCTGCTGAAGAACTACAGTCCTCTCTAGGGAACACTAGTAACATCACACCCCTCCTTCTGGAGCGGAGCCGTCACCAGCTGAACCAA ATTCAACAGTCCCTGGATGGTGTCATGGATTATCTACTTAACAACACACCACTCAACTGGCTGGTGGGACCTTTTACTCCACAGCTGACTGAGAAAGCAGAGGAAGATGTGGCCATGGAGCAGGCTGGCCCAGACAACTAG